The genomic stretch TGGCAGCGCGGCCACCTGGTCGATGAACTCCCCGGCGAGCTTCCGCTGACCCTGGTCGTCGATCTTCTGCCGCAGGATCTTCTCCGCGGCCCTGACCGACAGCGCCACCATCTGCTCTTTGAGGATCTCCTTGGCCTTCTCGCGCTCGCGCGCGATCTCGTCGGCCGCCTGCTGCATGCGCTGCGAGGCGTCGGCCTGCGCCTGCGACTTGAGCTCGGCCGCCAGCTTCTGGCCTTCGGCCATGGCTTCCTGCAGCCGCTGACGCGCCTGAGCCTCGATGCCGCGCAGCTCGAGCTCGTAGCGGGCCTTGAGATCGGCAGCCTCGGCCTTGCGGCGCTCGGCCTCTTCGAACTCGTCCGCGATCTTCTGGCGCCGCGCCTCGAGGAGTCCGAGCACCGGCTTCCAGGCGAAGCGACGCAGCAGCCAGACCATGATCAGGAAGCCCAGCACCTGCGTCAGGACTTGTCTGATGTCGATGAGGTTCATGTCGACTCCCGGCGAGTGCCACGGCTCACGATGCGCCGCGGCGGAACGCCTAGATCTTCGGCGACAGAATGAACATGGTCACGAACGCGTAGATCGTCAGCGCCTCGGCGAGCGCGGCGATGATGATCATGGCGAGCTGAATCTTGCCGGTGGCCTCGGGCTGACGACCGATCGCCTGCATGGCGCCGTTGCCGATGCCGCCCAGGCCGATGCCCGAGCCGATGGCCGCCAGTCCGATGCCGACCGGGAGGCCCCAACCGAGTGCCGCGTGGAAGTCCATCGTGTCCTCCTTGTGGGTCTTAGTGAGCGTGCTGCGCCTCCTCCCCGTGCTCGTGATCGTCGTGCGGGAGCATGAGGAGGAAGTAGATGGTGCTGAGAACGGTGAACACCAGCGCCTGGAGCGTGCCCGTGAGCAACGCCAGGAACAGGAATGGAAGCTGGAGCGGAAGCCCGACCGGCGAGTTGAAGAAGGCCAGCGTGGTGATGCCCAGCGTCACGAACGCGACCAGCAGCATGTCCTCGCCGAACACGTTG from Candidatus Eisenbacteria bacterium encodes the following:
- the atpF gene encoding F0F1 ATP synthase subunit B, with protein sequence MNLIDIRQVLTQVLGFLIMVWLLRRFAWKPVLGLLEARRQKIADEFEEAERRKAEAADLKARYELELRGIEAQARQRLQEAMAEGQKLAAELKSQAQADASQRMQQAADEIAREREKAKEILKEQMVALSVRAAEKILRQKIDDQGQRKLAGEFIDQVAALP
- a CDS encoding ATP synthase F0 subunit C, with amino-acid sequence MDFHAALGWGLPVGIGLAAIGSGIGLGGIGNGAMQAIGRQPEATGKIQLAMIIIAALAEALTIYAFVTMFILSPKI